In Helianthus annuus cultivar XRQ/B chromosome 3, HanXRQr2.0-SUNRISE, whole genome shotgun sequence, a single window of DNA contains:
- the LOC118490494 gene encoding uncharacterized protein LOC118490494: protein MQSLENVLINNDFIYETREEPGTEIFFLHRDSRVMWRAFPHVMMIDATYKTNIYNMPFIQIVGMTPTNKSFIIAHAVVSKERGDNFVWVLERVKSMLDECMEPRVILTDRDLALMGACAKVFPDAFRLLCRWHIQQNVMKHCKGAFTDDDWKKFMSFWGTLIESPSIPIYDYHLRNMRKRLVECKRSIFIMEDDLMPGHDIHLEPVQQGPRRRRRPPVDTLQGHPYLEFPDGTDAAGHCQKLRMMHVGSHASIDWDAMDEIAETPRVRRFIPVDSPWHRLFDLAHTPTYRELLVEFLSSFTFHPPGEPVQLPYPGAPHPPEVSFRLAGVMRSMTLAEFAVHCGLYMQEEIETEIYTAGLVVVEKPTLVGFWQVIAGADHWEHEKSKGRVSFVRDPLYRYLHHLLATSILARGYSREWCTTTDLFFLYCLLYRRPCALAHGLAQYYASAHHRQERGFLYGGAYVTVIARSLGLVPHQDPHLRTPAIMPTRMGMPSLWGMRVIKRFPVGPRFKNREGGVWIEEALPEHFEPVHPPADLADVVPVEDPPEDLDGAAVPQPPPPAGAPQFPRHVIRGHAPGAALHPDVRAELDRLNDLIIWQQNMF, encoded by the exons ATGCAGTCACTAGAAAATGTGCTGATAAACAACGACTTTATTTACGAGACACGGGAAGAACCCGGAACAGAGATCTTCTTTCTTCATCGGGACTCGAGAGtcatgtggcgtgcattcccccaCGTCATGATGATCGATGCAACGTACAAGACAAACATATACAATATGCCCTTTATCCAGATTGTTGGTATGACGCCTACCAACAAATCGTTTATTATCGCGCATGCCGTTGTTAGTAAAGAACGGGGTGATAACTTTGTGTGGGTGCTTGAGAGGGTTAAGTCAATGTTGGATGAATGTATGGAgccacgtgtgattttaacggatAGAGACCTAGCCCTTATGGGCGCGTGTGCTAAAGTATTTCCAGACGCCTTCAGGCTTCTTTGCAGGTGGCACATACAACAGAATGTTATGAAGCACTGCAAGGGTGCCTTCACAGACGACGACTGGAAGAAATTTATGTCATTCTGGGGGACATTGATTGAGTCTCCATCCATACCCATCTACGACTACCACTTGCGCAACATGCGAAAGCGACTTGTGGAGTGCAAACGTTCTA TATTTATTATGGAGGACGATCTGATGCCGGGCCATGACATTCACTTAGAGCCGGTTCAGCAAGGTCCACGACGGAGACGGCGACCGCCTGTGGATACGCTGCAGGGGCATCCATATCTAGAGTTTCCCGACGGCACCGACGCCGCCGGTCATTGCCAGAAGCTTAGGATGATGCACGTTGGATCGCATGCATCGATCGACTGGGATGCGATGGATGAGATTGCTGAGACGCCGAGAGTGCGTCGGTTTATACCTGTCGATTCGCCGTGGCATCGTCTTTTTGATTTGGCGCACACGCCGACCTACAGGGAGCTGCTGGTCGAGTTCCTTTCGTCATTCACATTTCACCCTCCTGGGGAGCCAGTGCAGCTTCCGTACCCAGGTGCTCCCCATCCGCCTGAGGTTTCTTTCAGGCTTGCTGGCGTTATGCGTTCGATGACGCTAGCAGAGTTTGCGGTGCATTGTGGTTTATACATGCAGGAGGAGATCGAGACTGAGATTTACAcagcagggctagtggtggttgaAAAACCCACTCTTGTAGGGTTTTGGCAGGTGATTGCGGGGGCGGATCATTGGGAGCACGAGAAGTCGAAGGGGAGGGTGTCGTTTGTTCGGGACCCACTATACAG GTATCTGCACCATTTGCTTGCTACTTCTATTTTGGCGCGCGGCTACAGCCGTGAGTGGTGTACGACCACAGATCTTTTtttcctttattgtttgttgtataGGAGGCCGTGCGCGCTAGCACACGGTCTAGCCCAGTACTACGCCTCCGCCCATCACCGGCAGGAGCGCGGATTTTTGTATGGCGGGGCGTACGTGACCGTCATTGCCCGTTCATTGGGCCTCGTACCACACCAGGACCCACATCTACGGACGCCGGCAATCATGCCGACGCGGATGGGTATGCCGTCGCTGTGGGGGATGAGGGTTATCAAGAGGTTCCCCGTTGGCCCGCGGTTTAAAAACCGCGAAGGGGGCGTATGGATAGAGGAGGCCCTACCAGAGCATTTCGAGCCCGTTCATCCTCCTGCAGATCTTGCTGATGTAGTGCCCGTGGAGGACCCTCCGGAGGATCTAGACGGTGCAGCAGTGCCACAGCCACCGCCACCTGCCGGGGCACCTCAGTTTCCACGTCACGTTATTCGAGGTCATGCCCCAGGAGCTGCGCTACATCCGGATGTACGAGCCGAGCTTGACAGGCTCAACGATTTG ATAATATGGCAACAAAATATGTTttga